A part of Paenarthrobacter sp. A20 genomic DNA contains:
- a CDS encoding glycoside hydrolase family 43 protein has product MRLDQIQIRDPFVLTQPSSGCYLLFGSTDKNIWSGPATGFDCYRSSDLATWEGPLPAFRPSPEFWSQEQYWAPEVHHYLGRYFMFATFTAPGRFRGTQVLSATAPEGPYEPWSDGPVTPGDWECLDGTLHVDDAGTPWMAFCHEWKQVHDGAMMAQRLSPDLRTAEGVPAFLFSASEAPWSRALDVPSVRDREFSVYVTDGPFLFRLSSGKLIMLWSSFGDRGYAMGIARSESGTVLGPWTQEPEPLWSTDGGHGMIGRALDGSLFLTLHQPNKSPHERAAFFPLVEREDTVILAPEEYDPATPGA; this is encoded by the coding sequence ATGCGCTTGGACCAGATCCAGATCCGGGACCCCTTCGTGCTTACCCAGCCGTCATCCGGCTGCTATCTGCTCTTCGGCAGCACGGACAAGAACATCTGGTCGGGGCCTGCCACAGGGTTCGACTGCTACCGAAGCAGCGACCTTGCCACGTGGGAAGGTCCGCTGCCCGCCTTCCGCCCCTCCCCCGAATTCTGGAGCCAGGAACAGTACTGGGCTCCTGAGGTGCACCACTACCTAGGGCGCTACTTCATGTTCGCGACGTTTACTGCGCCGGGGCGTTTCCGTGGAACGCAGGTCCTTTCAGCAACTGCGCCCGAGGGCCCCTACGAGCCGTGGAGCGATGGCCCCGTCACCCCCGGTGACTGGGAGTGCCTGGACGGGACGCTCCACGTGGACGATGCCGGGACGCCCTGGATGGCGTTCTGCCACGAATGGAAGCAAGTACACGACGGAGCCATGATGGCCCAGCGGCTCAGCCCGGACTTGCGGACAGCCGAGGGTGTGCCGGCCTTCCTCTTCAGCGCCTCGGAAGCACCGTGGTCCCGCGCCCTGGATGTTCCGTCCGTCCGGGACAGGGAGTTTTCCGTCTATGTCACCGACGGACCATTCCTCTTCCGGCTGTCCAGCGGCAAGCTCATCATGTTGTGGTCGAGCTTTGGCGACCGCGGCTACGCAATGGGGATCGCCCGAAGCGAATCCGGAACAGTTTTGGGCCCATGGACCCAGGAGCCAGAGCCCCTCTGGAGCACTGATGGTGGCCACGGCATGATCGGCCGTGCACTGGATGGCAGCCTTTTCCTGACACTTCACCAGCCCAACAAGAGCCCCCATGAGCGGGCTGCATTCTTCCCGCTCGTAGAACGCGAGGACACCGTAATTCTGGCCCCGGAGGAATACGATCCCGCCACCCCCGGCGCCTGA
- a CDS encoding YihY/virulence factor BrkB family protein, translating into MAAILTKNSKRIHAMEADAPPLPTELAKLKLQLLRKRQDWGQAKRSGEGLPKKAGAFFALFMARLNTNRAMRSFQHYSRQHGPLLSAGIGFNMFFSVTGLLTTGFAIAGIVLGGNPVLEDAVIGSVASAAPGLLQVNGGEGLVDPQSLLNPSGLGWTALIAAAITIFTSLGWIASVREGLRGVMNADPLQRNGLLQKLIDAGTLLLLGVILVISAGASLIFGTAADWLIGLLKLDEAVAAPIAATVKIVVPLLLNCATAAVLFRIAGGLKLGKRALLEGVVLAGVGTTVLQFFSTELLARSGNNPVLASFAIIIGLLIWFNLVSQVYLVSASWSAIREADTESGELPRKRVLGSRRAAPRT; encoded by the coding sequence TTGGCGGCGATACTGACGAAGAACAGCAAGCGGATTCACGCCATGGAGGCGGACGCTCCTCCGCTGCCAACTGAGCTGGCCAAGCTCAAATTACAACTTCTGCGCAAGAGGCAGGACTGGGGCCAGGCCAAGCGCTCCGGCGAGGGGCTGCCGAAGAAGGCAGGAGCATTCTTCGCCCTGTTCATGGCCAGGCTGAACACCAACCGCGCCATGCGCTCCTTCCAGCACTATTCACGGCAGCACGGGCCGCTGCTGAGTGCAGGTATCGGCTTCAACATGTTCTTCTCCGTCACGGGTCTGCTGACCACCGGCTTCGCCATTGCGGGCATCGTCCTGGGCGGCAATCCTGTGCTGGAAGATGCCGTGATCGGAAGCGTGGCCTCCGCTGCGCCCGGACTTCTCCAAGTAAACGGCGGCGAGGGGCTGGTAGATCCGCAGTCACTGCTTAATCCGTCCGGGCTCGGTTGGACCGCATTGATCGCAGCGGCCATTACCATCTTCACGTCGCTTGGCTGGATAGCCAGTGTCAGGGAAGGCCTACGGGGAGTGATGAACGCTGATCCACTCCAGCGCAACGGCCTCCTCCAGAAACTCATCGACGCCGGCACCCTGCTGCTCCTGGGTGTCATCCTGGTCATTAGCGCCGGAGCCTCCCTGATCTTTGGCACCGCCGCCGACTGGCTCATCGGCCTGCTGAAGCTGGACGAAGCGGTGGCCGCCCCCATCGCGGCCACCGTCAAGATCGTGGTGCCACTCCTGCTGAACTGCGCGACGGCGGCAGTCCTGTTCCGCATTGCCGGTGGCCTTAAGCTGGGGAAACGTGCCCTGCTTGAAGGCGTCGTGCTTGCCGGCGTCGGGACCACCGTGCTTCAGTTCTTCAGCACCGAACTCCTGGCCAGGTCCGGAAACAACCCCGTCCTGGCATCCTTCGCCATCATCATCGGCCTGCTGATCTGGTTCAACCTGGTGAGCCAGGTGTATCTCGTCTCGGCGTCGTGGTCAGCCATCCGCGAGGCTGACACGGAGTCGGGGGAGCTCCCCCGCAAGAGGGTCCTTGGTTCCCGCCGCGCGGCGCCCCGTACCTGA
- a CDS encoding ABC transporter substrate-binding protein encodes MTRKPLRHLRKSIAFVAAVSMLGLTAACSSPSANQPEDGPVEIRFSWWGNANRAELTNNAIKEFEAANPNIKVKPEYGDITGYFDKLATQVAANDAPDVITMGGAYPAEYANRGALLDLSTVSGSLDLSKIDQGALENGQVQGKQYGVSTGANALAIVVNPAVFQAAGVALPDDSKWSWDEFAKIAEDITTKSPKGTYGTATVLTHDSLDAFARQRGKSLYTQDGQLGLDKETVQDYFDFSLKLSESGAAPSASETVEKLNVSTEQTLMGMGQAGMMLTWSNSLSALSKASGAELKLLKLPGETPTPGIWLQSSQFYTISARSKHTDAAAKLVNFLVNNEAAAKIIQSDRGVPSNSGMRTAIQDLLTPQGKVEAAYIDQIGKMDFAPTFIGPTGSTAVSEITARINTEVLFKRLTPEKAAEQWLSESKAAIGK; translated from the coding sequence ATGACGCGTAAACCCCTCCGACATCTCCGCAAATCCATCGCTTTCGTAGCCGCCGTCAGCATGCTTGGGCTTACTGCAGCCTGTTCCAGCCCTTCCGCCAACCAGCCTGAAGATGGGCCGGTCGAAATCCGGTTCTCGTGGTGGGGCAACGCCAACCGTGCCGAGCTGACCAACAATGCCATTAAAGAGTTCGAAGCAGCCAACCCCAACATCAAGGTCAAGCCGGAGTACGGCGACATCACGGGATACTTCGACAAACTGGCCACCCAGGTGGCAGCAAACGACGCCCCCGATGTCATCACGATGGGCGGCGCCTACCCGGCCGAATACGCCAACCGCGGCGCCCTGCTGGATCTGTCCACAGTGAGCGGTTCCCTGGACCTTTCCAAAATTGACCAGGGAGCCCTGGAAAACGGGCAGGTCCAGGGCAAGCAGTACGGAGTGTCCACAGGCGCCAACGCCCTGGCTATCGTAGTGAACCCTGCCGTCTTCCAAGCCGCCGGTGTTGCGCTGCCGGATGACAGCAAGTGGTCCTGGGACGAGTTCGCCAAGATCGCTGAAGACATCACCACCAAGAGCCCCAAGGGCACTTATGGCACGGCGACCGTCCTCACTCATGACTCACTGGATGCCTTCGCCCGCCAACGTGGCAAGTCGCTCTACACACAAGACGGCCAGCTGGGACTGGACAAGGAAACTGTCCAGGACTACTTCGACTTCTCGCTGAAGCTCAGCGAGTCCGGCGCAGCGCCCAGTGCTTCGGAGACCGTGGAGAAGCTCAACGTCAGCACGGAGCAGACACTCATGGGCATGGGACAGGCCGGCATGATGCTCACGTGGAGTAACTCGCTCTCTGCGCTCAGCAAGGCTTCAGGGGCCGAATTGAAGCTCCTGAAGCTGCCCGGTGAGACACCTACGCCCGGCATCTGGCTCCAGTCCTCGCAGTTCTACACCATCTCCGCACGCAGCAAGCACACAGATGCCGCCGCCAAGCTGGTGAACTTCCTGGTGAACAACGAGGCCGCGGCCAAGATCATCCAGAGCGATCGCGGTGTGCCCAGCAACTCCGGCATGCGCACGGCCATCCAGGACCTATTGACTCCCCAGGGCAAGGTTGAGGCCGCCTACATTGACCAGATCGGCAAGATGGACTTTGCCCCCACGTTCATCGGTCCCACCGGTTCAACGGCTGTCTCAGAGATCACGGCCCGTATCAACACCGAGGTCCTGTTCAAGCGGCTGACCCCGGAGAAGGCGGCCGAGCAGTGGCTCAGTGAAAGCAAAGCGGCCATCGGCAAGTAG
- a CDS encoding glycine zipper domain-containing protein: MNNQLWIGCLLGAAVGLTVGQLVFNSPFLGILIGVGLGALVGAAVGPRRG; the protein is encoded by the coding sequence ATGAACAACCAACTGTGGATCGGCTGCCTCCTGGGGGCTGCCGTGGGCCTCACCGTTGGCCAACTGGTTTTCAATTCCCCGTTCCTGGGCATCCTTATCGGGGTGGGGCTCGGGGCGCTTGTGGGGGCAGCGGTGGGACCCCGCCGCGGATAG
- a CDS encoding alpha/beta fold hydrolase produces MSRSEKISFTGSTGDTLAGIVDVPEGPVRGWGLYSHGLTLGKDSPAASRICKGLAEQGIGMLRFDNLGLGGSAGEWSAGSFSVKVSDTILAAEFMREQRRGISLLVGHSFGGAAVLAAARDVPGLNAVVTVGAPYEPKHVEHMFDTEIEDILRDGSAVVDLGGRPMEVRRHFVEDVERADLRDCIRTLHKPLMVMHSPTDNTVGIDNASEIFRTARHPRSFISLEGSEHLLTGKGQAARVARIISAWADPYLEIRDAA; encoded by the coding sequence GTGTCACGCTCCGAAAAGATCAGCTTCACGGGAAGCACCGGCGATACGTTGGCGGGCATCGTGGACGTTCCTGAGGGCCCTGTCCGGGGCTGGGGCCTGTACTCCCATGGCCTGACGCTCGGCAAGGACAGCCCTGCCGCTTCCCGCATCTGCAAGGGGCTGGCTGAGCAGGGTATTGGAATGCTGCGTTTCGACAATTTGGGTCTTGGCGGCTCAGCAGGTGAATGGTCGGCGGGATCGTTTAGCGTGAAGGTGTCCGACACCATTCTGGCCGCGGAATTCATGCGGGAACAGCGCCGGGGAATCTCCCTGCTGGTGGGCCACTCGTTTGGGGGTGCGGCTGTGCTTGCCGCAGCCCGCGATGTCCCGGGGCTCAACGCCGTGGTGACTGTTGGCGCACCGTACGAGCCCAAGCACGTTGAGCACATGTTCGACACCGAAATTGAGGACATCCTCCGCGATGGCAGCGCTGTGGTGGACCTCGGTGGACGTCCCATGGAGGTCCGCCGCCACTTTGTGGAAGACGTGGAACGCGCCGATCTGCGCGACTGCATCCGCACCCTCCACAAGCCGCTGATGGTGATGCACTCCCCCACCGACAACACCGTGGGGATCGACAACGCCAGCGAGATCTTCCGTACCGCCCGGCACCCCCGGAGTTTTATCTCGCTGGAGGGCAGCGAGCATCTGCTGACCGGGAAGGGCCAGGCAGCACGGGTCGCCCGCATCATCAGCGCGTGGGCGGACCCCTACCTGGAGATCCGCGACGCCGCTTAG
- a CDS encoding ABC transporter permease encodes MTDPANKPITTAERPLRAHSPEVSAARARRWGAFFYAEQVLRVMRNYGWSVVLYSVGQPVAYLFAMGVGLASLVDANSEATFGGVSYLEFVAPALLVSAAVMTASGEFSYPIMDGFKWRRVFYGPHASPLIPEQIASGHIMASTLRFLLQSVVYFVVVALFGASPSPWGWVSAIVATVAALSFGLPLMAYAASIKQDKGQFALVQRFIVMPLFLFSGTFFPLDSLPIAVRWIGWISPVWHGTELGRVFTYGMDQNPVLTIIHVVFLLVTATVGWLLVRRQFVKRMGS; translated from the coding sequence TTGACTGACCCGGCGAACAAGCCGATCACGACGGCGGAGCGCCCGTTGCGGGCCCACTCACCGGAGGTTTCGGCTGCCCGGGCGCGACGCTGGGGCGCCTTCTTTTATGCGGAGCAGGTCCTCCGCGTCATGCGGAACTACGGCTGGTCCGTGGTCCTGTACAGCGTGGGTCAGCCGGTGGCGTACCTGTTCGCCATGGGAGTTGGGCTCGCCAGCTTGGTGGATGCGAACAGTGAAGCCACGTTTGGCGGTGTCAGCTACCTGGAGTTCGTGGCGCCGGCTTTGCTGGTCTCCGCAGCCGTGATGACGGCGTCGGGGGAGTTTTCCTACCCCATCATGGACGGCTTCAAATGGCGACGGGTGTTCTACGGTCCGCATGCCTCGCCGCTGATTCCGGAGCAAATTGCCAGTGGCCACATCATGGCCAGCACCCTCAGGTTCCTCCTGCAATCGGTGGTGTACTTCGTGGTGGTGGCACTTTTTGGTGCTTCGCCAAGCCCTTGGGGCTGGGTATCGGCCATTGTGGCGACGGTGGCGGCACTGTCCTTCGGGCTGCCGCTCATGGCCTATGCCGCCAGCATCAAACAGGACAAGGGACAGTTCGCGTTGGTGCAGCGCTTCATTGTCATGCCGCTGTTCCTGTTCTCGGGGACGTTCTTCCCCCTCGATTCGTTGCCCATAGCGGTCCGCTGGATCGGCTGGATTTCGCCAGTGTGGCACGGAACCGAACTGGGGCGGGTCTTCACCTATGGAATGGACCAAAACCCTGTGCTGACCATCATCCACGTGGTCTTCCTGCTGGTGACCGCTACCGTAGGGTGGCTGCTTGTCCGGCGCCAGTTCGTGAAAAGGATGGGCTCATGA
- a CDS encoding ABC transporter permease, translating into MSVLTGGHSVTDLARERKFGSLYSRNAKAVVGRGLMAAKSSTWLVMVSGFFEPVLFLLAMGVGMGSIVGTVQGPGGEEISYAAYIAPALLAVSAMNGAIYDSTWNVFFKMNFAKLYQGMLYTSLGPLDVAIGEIFLALLRGLLYATGFTAVMGVMGLLTSWWAILVIPASVLIAFGFASFGMGITSFMKTFQQMDWINFFLLPMFLFSATFYPLSVYPQVIQWFIQAMPLWHGVELLRQISVGSFSPATAIHVGYYLVMIALGIMLTTGRLRQLFLK; encoded by the coding sequence ATGAGTGTCCTGACAGGTGGCCACAGCGTTACGGACCTTGCCCGTGAGCGCAAGTTTGGCTCGCTGTACTCACGCAATGCCAAGGCAGTGGTGGGCCGTGGGCTGATGGCGGCCAAAAGCAGCACCTGGCTGGTGATGGTTTCCGGGTTCTTTGAGCCCGTGCTGTTCCTGCTGGCCATGGGCGTGGGCATGGGTTCCATCGTGGGCACGGTCCAAGGTCCGGGCGGCGAGGAGATCAGCTACGCGGCCTACATTGCCCCGGCGCTGTTGGCGGTCTCGGCCATGAACGGGGCCATTTACGACTCCACGTGGAACGTCTTCTTCAAGATGAACTTCGCCAAGCTCTACCAGGGCATGCTCTATACGTCCCTGGGGCCGCTGGACGTTGCCATCGGCGAGATCTTCCTGGCCCTCCTGCGCGGGCTGCTCTATGCCACCGGATTCACGGCCGTCATGGGGGTGATGGGGTTGCTGACCAGTTGGTGGGCCATCCTGGTCATTCCCGCCTCGGTGCTGATCGCCTTCGGGTTCGCGAGCTTCGGGATGGGCATCACCAGCTTCATGAAGACGTTCCAGCAGATGGACTGGATCAACTTCTTCCTGCTGCCCATGTTCCTTTTCAGTGCCACGTTCTACCCTCTCAGCGTCTACCCGCAGGTCATCCAGTGGTTCATCCAGGCCATGCCCCTGTGGCACGGCGTGGAGCTGCTGCGGCAGATCAGCGTGGGCTCGTTCAGCCCGGCCACCGCCATCCACGTGGGCTACTACCTGGTGATGATCGCGCTCGGCATCATGCTGACCACCGGAAGGCTGCGCCAACTGTTCCTGAAGTGA
- a CDS encoding exodeoxyribonuclease III yields MSTALKKDFLRIASVNVNGLRAAYKNGMAEWLEPREVDILCLQEVRAPDDIVRKLIGDGWHILHSEAEAKGRAGVAIASREEPTATRVGIGDDYFDTSGRWVEADYTVNNGAGEPATLTVVSAYVHSGEVGTPKQDDKFRFLDAMTVRLPELAKHSDHALVVGDLNVGHTELDIKNWKGNVKRAGFLPEERAYFDRFLGEEIGWRDVHRGLAGNVAGPYTWWSQRGKAFDTDTGWRIDYHLATPDLAAAAFSAVVDRAPSWDTRFSDHAPLVVDYRL; encoded by the coding sequence GTGAGTACGGCATTGAAGAAGGACTTCCTTCGCATCGCATCAGTTAACGTCAACGGCCTCAGGGCTGCCTACAAGAACGGCATGGCGGAATGGCTGGAGCCACGCGAGGTAGACATTCTTTGCCTGCAGGAAGTCCGGGCACCTGATGACATCGTCAGGAAGCTGATCGGCGACGGCTGGCACATCCTGCACTCCGAAGCTGAAGCCAAGGGCCGCGCCGGGGTCGCCATTGCTTCCCGTGAGGAACCCACTGCCACCCGCGTTGGCATCGGCGACGATTACTTCGATACATCCGGTCGCTGGGTTGAAGCCGACTACACCGTGAACAACGGTGCCGGTGAACCCGCCACCCTCACCGTCGTCAGTGCTTACGTGCACTCCGGAGAGGTGGGGACACCCAAGCAGGACGACAAGTTCCGCTTCCTCGACGCCATGACCGTGCGCCTGCCTGAGCTTGCCAAGCACAGCGACCACGCCTTGGTCGTGGGAGACCTCAACGTCGGACACACTGAACTCGACATCAAGAACTGGAAGGGCAACGTTAAGCGTGCCGGCTTCCTCCCGGAGGAGCGCGCGTACTTTGACCGCTTCCTCGGCGAAGAAATCGGATGGAGGGATGTCCACAGGGGCCTGGCAGGAAATGTCGCCGGCCCCTACACCTGGTGGTCCCAGCGCGGTAAGGCCTTTGACACTGACACAGGCTGGCGCATCGACTACCACCTGGCCACACCGGATCTCGCCGCCGCTGCTTTCTCGGCTGTAGTGGACCGGGCGCCATCGTGGGACACCCGCTTCTCCGACCACGCACCGCTGGTAGTCGACTACCGGCTCTAA
- a CDS encoding ABC transporter ATP-binding protein — protein MNRPTVISARNLTKTYGDLTAVDNISFDVPAGESFGLLGPNGAGKSTTMKMIGGVSQRTSGSLSIMGLDPESHGPEVRAHLGVVPQQDNLDEELKVRENLIVYGRYFGLPLSYLRPKADELLEFAQLTDKANSKVDALSGGMKRRLTIARSLINEPRILLLDEPTTGLDPQARHILWDRLFRLKESGVTLILTTHYMDEAEQLCDRLIVVDKGRIMAEGSPANLIREHSSREVLELRFGSERNATIGVELQGIGERLETLPDRVLIYAHDGEAALEQVSARGLRPVTSLVRRSSLEDVFLRLTGRSLVD, from the coding sequence ATGAACCGACCAACCGTCATCAGCGCGCGGAACCTCACCAAGACCTATGGTGATCTCACCGCCGTGGACAACATCTCCTTTGACGTACCTGCGGGGGAGTCCTTCGGGCTGCTGGGCCCCAACGGCGCCGGTAAATCCACCACCATGAAAATGATTGGCGGCGTCTCCCAGCGGACCTCCGGCTCACTCAGCATCATGGGCCTGGATCCCGAATCCCACGGCCCCGAAGTGAGGGCGCACCTGGGCGTGGTCCCGCAGCAGGACAACCTGGATGAAGAGCTCAAGGTCCGCGAGAACCTGATTGTCTACGGGCGGTACTTCGGTTTGCCCCTGAGCTATCTGCGCCCGAAAGCGGACGAGCTCCTGGAGTTCGCGCAGCTGACGGACAAAGCCAACTCCAAGGTGGACGCGCTCTCCGGCGGCATGAAGCGGCGGCTCACCATCGCCCGGTCGCTCATCAACGAGCCCCGGATCCTGCTCCTGGACGAGCCCACCACGGGCCTTGATCCGCAGGCTCGGCACATCCTCTGGGACCGGCTGTTCCGGCTGAAGGAAAGCGGAGTCACGCTCATCCTCACCACGCACTACATGGACGAGGCCGAGCAACTCTGCGACCGCCTGATCGTGGTGGACAAGGGCAGGATCATGGCAGAGGGATCTCCGGCCAACCTCATCCGCGAGCACTCCTCGCGCGAAGTACTTGAGCTCAGGTTCGGGTCCGAGCGGAACGCCACCATCGGCGTCGAACTTCAAGGCATCGGCGAGAGGTTGGAGACGCTGCCTGACCGCGTGCTGATCTACGCGCACGACGGCGAGGCCGCACTGGAGCAGGTCAGTGCCCGCGGGCTGCGTCCGGTGACGTCGCTGGTGCGCCGCTCATCGCTGGAGGACGTGTTCCTGCGGCTGACCGGCAGGAGCCTCGTTGACTGA
- a CDS encoding 2'-5' RNA ligase family protein — MCSAGQLNVKTDARKGVGPDHSRQPAVTGTDCGAGDTMCVGVILGFPPEIARELQEWRASFGDPMAEVIPAHITLITTTPTQDWAATREHVREVARTQEPFDITISGTGSFRPVSPVVFVNVEEGFEECVQLHEKLQTGPLERLLPFPYHPHVTVAHDVAQENLDEAETVLRDYRATFPVVSMGLYEHDTNGIWQLREELDFGGDTDEEQQADSRHGGGRSSAAN; from the coding sequence ATGTGCTCCGCTGGCCAGCTCAACGTCAAGACCGATGCCCGCAAGGGTGTCGGTCCAGACCACTCTCGCCAGCCCGCTGTCACCGGCACCGATTGCGGTGCCGGTGACACTATGTGCGTGGGTGTCATCCTTGGTTTCCCCCCGGAGATCGCCCGTGAACTGCAGGAATGGCGGGCCTCTTTCGGTGATCCGATGGCCGAGGTCATTCCTGCCCACATCACGCTGATCACCACCACACCCACCCAGGACTGGGCCGCTACCCGGGAACATGTGCGGGAGGTGGCGCGGACACAGGAGCCGTTCGACATCACCATTTCGGGCACCGGTTCGTTCCGGCCCGTCTCACCGGTGGTGTTCGTCAACGTGGAAGAAGGCTTTGAAGAGTGTGTGCAGTTGCACGAGAAACTTCAAACCGGTCCGCTCGAGCGCTTGCTGCCTTTCCCGTACCACCCGCACGTCACGGTGGCGCACGATGTAGCCCAGGAAAACCTCGACGAGGCCGAAACGGTCCTCAGAGATTACCGGGCGACCTTCCCTGTGGTTAGCATGGGACTTTACGAGCACGACACCAACGGAATTTGGCAGCTACGGGAAGAGCTCGACTTTGGCGGCGATACTGACGAAGAACAGCAAGCGGATTCACGCCATGGAGGCGGACGCTCCTCCGCTGCCAACTGA
- a CDS encoding succinate dehydrogenase iron-sulfur subunit: protein MTTEMAEPASKIELPASVAGDGEIPTFHITLRVRRYDPEISDEARWDDYKLTMYGTDRVLDALHKVKWEIDGTVSFRRSCAHGVCGSDAMRINGRNRLACKTLLKDLDTTKPITVEPIKGLPVEKDLIVDMEPFFQSFREVMPFLINKGHEPTKERLQSVEDRERFDDTTKCILCAACTSSCPVFWTDGQYFGPAAIVNAHRFIFDSRDDAGDMRLEILNDKEGVWRCRTTFNCSEACPRGIQVTQVIAEVKQAILARKI from the coding sequence ATGACGACCGAAATGGCAGAGCCCGCTTCCAAGATCGAGCTCCCGGCAAGTGTTGCCGGCGACGGTGAAATTCCCACGTTCCACATCACGCTCCGCGTGCGCCGCTACGATCCGGAAATCTCGGACGAAGCCCGCTGGGACGACTACAAGCTGACGATGTACGGCACGGACCGCGTGTTGGATGCCCTGCACAAGGTCAAGTGGGAAATCGACGGCACCGTTTCCTTCCGTCGCTCCTGCGCCCACGGCGTATGTGGCTCCGATGCAATGCGCATCAACGGCCGCAACCGCCTCGCTTGCAAGACGCTGCTGAAGGACCTGGACACCACCAAGCCCATCACCGTCGAGCCGATCAAGGGCCTCCCCGTGGAGAAGGACCTGATCGTGGACATGGAACCCTTCTTCCAGTCCTTCCGCGAAGTCATGCCGTTCCTGATCAACAAGGGCCACGAGCCCACCAAGGAACGCCTGCAGTCCGTTGAGGACCGTGAGCGCTTTGACGACACCACCAAGTGCATCCTTTGCGCAGCCTGCACCTCGTCCTGCCCGGTCTTCTGGACCGACGGCCAGTACTTTGGTCCGGCAGCAATCGTCAACGCACACCGCTTCATCTTCGATTCCCGCGATGACGCCGGCGACATGCGCCTTGAGATCCTCAACGACAAAGAAGGCGTGTGGCGTTGCCGCACCACCTTCAACTGCTCGGAAGCATGCCCTCGTGGCATCCAGGTGACCCAGGTAATTGCCGAGGTCAAGCAGGCCATTCTGGCCCGCAAGATCTAG
- the trpS gene encoding tryptophan--tRNA ligase, translated as MTSSTTTETGTAAAVTEPQPATSTKLPVGAKHRVLSGMQPSADSLHLGNYLGALVNWVRMQDEYDAVYFIPDLHAITVPQDPAELARRTRVTAAQYIAGGVDVDKCTLFVQSQVPEHAQLAWVLNCITGMGEAGRMTQFKDKAQKQGSDHASVGLFTYPILQAADILLYQPHGVPVGEDQRQHVELSRDLANRFNSRFGETFQVPEAFIQKESAKIYDLQNPTAKMSKSAESPAGLINLLDDPKTVAKRIKSAVTDTETEIRYDRENKPGVSNLLTIYSAISGTPVEKIVADYQGKMYGHLKVDLAELVSEHLAPIRERANELLADPAELDRLLALGADKARDIASATLADVYAKVGFLPYRGDAHRDLGVR; from the coding sequence ATGACTAGTTCCACCACGACTGAAACCGGCACCGCTGCTGCTGTGACCGAACCCCAGCCCGCAACGTCCACCAAGCTGCCCGTTGGCGCCAAGCACCGTGTCCTGTCCGGCATGCAGCCTTCCGCCGACTCCTTGCACTTGGGCAACTACCTGGGCGCCCTGGTCAATTGGGTCCGTATGCAGGACGAGTACGACGCCGTGTACTTCATCCCGGATTTGCACGCCATCACCGTGCCGCAGGACCCTGCCGAACTTGCGCGACGCACCCGGGTTACAGCTGCCCAGTACATCGCCGGCGGTGTGGACGTGGACAAGTGCACCCTGTTTGTCCAGTCCCAAGTACCAGAGCACGCCCAGCTGGCGTGGGTCCTGAACTGCATCACCGGCATGGGTGAAGCCGGCAGGATGACCCAGTTCAAGGACAAAGCACAGAAGCAGGGCTCTGACCACGCCAGCGTTGGCCTGTTCACGTACCCGATCCTGCAGGCTGCCGACATCCTCCTCTACCAGCCGCATGGCGTGCCGGTAGGCGAAGACCAGCGCCAGCACGTGGAGCTCAGCCGGGACCTGGCCAACCGCTTCAACAGCCGGTTCGGGGAGACCTTCCAAGTTCCCGAGGCCTTCATCCAGAAGGAATCCGCGAAGATCTACGATCTCCAGAACCCCACTGCCAAGATGTCCAAGTCCGCGGAATCACCGGCCGGCCTGATCAACCTCCTGGATGATCCCAAGACTGTGGCCAAGCGGATCAAGTCCGCCGTGACCGACACTGAAACCGAGATCCGCTACGACCGCGAGAACAAGCCGGGCGTTTCCAACCTGCTGACCATCTACTCGGCCATCAGCGGAACACCGGTGGAGAAGATCGTGGCCGACTACCAGGGCAAGATGTACGGCCACCTCAAGGTTGATCTCGCCGAACTCGTCTCGGAACACCTGGCACCCATCCGGGAGCGAGCCAACGAACTCCTGGCCGATCCCGCAGAACTGGACCGGCTCTTGGCCCTCGGAGCGGACAAGGCACGCGACATTGCCTCAGCCACCCTGGCCGATGTGTATGCCAAGGTCGGTTTCCTGCCCTACCGCGGCGATGCACACCGCGACTTGGGAGTCCGCTAA